One window from the genome of Malus domestica chromosome 01, GDT2T_hap1 encodes:
- the LOC139198014 gene encoding uncharacterized protein produces MGSVSHPPHFDGDNYAAWKAKMKSFLWVQDDKVWLAVEEGWEPPTIEETKGKGESSVSISKLKPRKEWSNDERSSSTFNQRALNALFTAVSPEQFNYISKCTTAKEAWDILEVTHEGNSTVKESKLQHLITKFENITMSDDESFSDFYAKLSVIVNGCHNLGDSILEHRIVKKILRSLPMRFHAKRTAIEESKDLNTYKLEQLIGSLQTYELELPDSKKMKIIALKAVKEEESDGSIEDLSEDELVELTMQIRRFLKSQNSKGREQRTNSGYGHIASECANTIKRKEKKNRAMKVTWSDSDSRDASTSESEKDTIAFIGTVDGYDTEGSFVEEPDLEKVLRKYSDLYDISVQVKNDNSNLKKKLAFVESEKKEVEVEHPSQLDNGEKLRESLLEKIHILQTTINTLSSDKKALEDEVVEMRRKV; encoded by the exons ATGGGTTCAGTTTCTCATCCACCACATTTTGATGGTGACAACTATGCTGCGTGGAAGGCGAAAATGAAATCGTTTTTGTGGGTACAAGAtgacaaggtgtggcttgctgTTGAAGAAGGTTGGGAACCTCCGACGATTGAAGAAACCAAAGGTAAAGGAGAGTCCTCTGTGTCTATATCTAAGCTTAAGCCTAGGAAAGAATGGAGCAATGATGAGCGTAGCTCTAGCACTTTTAACCAAAGGGCTTTGAATGCTTTATTCACAGCCGTTTCGCCTGAACAATTCAATTACATAAGTAAGTGTACAACGGCAAAAGAAGCTTGGGACATTCTTGAAGTTACTCATGAGGGTAACTCAACTGTTAAAGAATCCAAACTTCAACATCTCATCACAAAATTCGAAAATATCACAATGTCTGATGATGAAAGTTTCTCTGACTTTTATGCTAAGCTTAGCGTAATTGTTAATGGCTGTCACAATCTTGGTGACAGTATTCTTGAGCATAGGATTGTGAAAAAGATCTTAAGATCACTTCCTATGAGGTTTCATGCTAAGAGGACGGCGATTGAGGAATCGAAAGATCTAAACACCTACAAGCTTGAGCAATTGATTGGGTCTCTGCAAACGTATGAGTTAGAGCTTCCTGATTCCAAGAAGATGAAAATCATTGCTCTCAAAGctgtcaaagaagaagaaagtgatgGCTCAATTGAAGACTTGTCCGAAGATGAATTGGTTGAATTAACCATGCAAATTAGAAGGTTTCTCAAGTCTCAAAATTCCAAAGGTCGTGAGCAACGAACCAACTCAG GCTATGGACACATTGCTTCTGAGTGTGCAAATACTattaagagaaaagagaagaagaatagGGCAATGAAGGTCACTTGGAGTGATAGTGATTCAAGGGATGCATCTACGTCGGAATCTGAGAAGGATACGATTGCGTTTATAGGAACTGTTGATGGATATGACACAGAAGGTTCATTTGTTGAAGAACCTGACTTGGAAAAAGTCTTGAGAAAATATTCTGATCTCTATGACATCAGTGTGCAAGTAAAAAATGATAACTCTAACTTGAAGAAGAAACTTGCATTTGTTgaaagtgaaaagaaagaagTTGAAGTTGAGCATCCATCTCAGTTGGACAATGGAGAGAAACTGCGAGAGTCGCTGTTAGAGAAGATTCACATTCTACAAACCACAATTAACACTCTCTCGTCTGATAAGAAAGCTCTTGAGGACGAAGTGGTTGAGATGAGAAGAAAAGTTTAG